A window from Syntrophales bacterium encodes these proteins:
- the rimO gene encoding 30S ribosomal protein S12 methylthiotransferase RimO: MHIVSLGCPKNLVDSEVMAALLSESGFQIIPRADEAEIIVINTCAFILPAKEESIDEIIRMAEWKGEGRGVCTHLIVTGCLPQRYGKILEAELPEVDLFLGTGEVSHIARHIGRLSLEGSPICRSLIGKPTFLMDAGHPRLILTPFYSAYLKIAEGCSNHCSYCVIPSVRGKARSREVDDILTEAELLARKGVKEIIVTAQDTTAYGRDLKGKPTLSDLLKKLVSLEGIRWVRVLYTYPTGLTGDILQTIAEEEKICNYLDIPIQHIDDGILTAMNRRGGSEQIRKAIIAARNNIPDVALRTSIIVGFPGETRTKFNKLLAFIKEARFDHLGVFTYSREEGTSAASFTSRISEKERETRRQLLMEGQAGISREINHSLINSLQEVLIEGKSASPHFPFVGRCRRQAPDIDGVTYVKGKDLAPGDIVHCKITAASEYDLFAESLK; the protein is encoded by the coding sequence GTGCACATTGTAAGCCTCGGTTGTCCGAAGAATCTCGTTGATTCCGAGGTTATGGCCGCCCTTCTGTCAGAGAGCGGTTTTCAGATCATCCCCCGTGCAGATGAAGCCGAGATCATCGTGATCAATACCTGCGCCTTCATCCTGCCCGCAAAGGAGGAATCCATTGATGAGATCATCCGCATGGCCGAATGGAAGGGGGAGGGCAGGGGGGTCTGTACCCATTTAATTGTTACGGGCTGCCTCCCCCAGCGATACGGAAAGATCCTCGAGGCAGAACTGCCCGAGGTTGACCTTTTTCTCGGCACCGGTGAGGTTTCCCATATCGCCCGTCACATTGGAAGATTAAGCCTTGAAGGGTCTCCGATCTGCCGTTCTCTCATCGGGAAGCCCACCTTTCTGATGGATGCAGGCCATCCCCGCCTGATCCTAACACCATTCTACAGTGCTTATCTGAAGATAGCCGAAGGATGTTCCAACCATTGTTCGTATTGTGTAATTCCCTCCGTCCGGGGAAAAGCGAGAAGCAGGGAAGTGGATGACATCCTGACAGAGGCGGAACTCCTTGCCCGAAAGGGGGTTAAGGAGATCATCGTCACTGCCCAGGATACGACGGCCTACGGTAGAGACCTGAAGGGAAAGCCTACCCTGAGCGATCTCTTGAAAAAACTTGTTTCTTTAGAGGGCATCAGGTGGGTCCGGGTTCTCTACACATATCCGACCGGTCTTACCGGGGATATTCTTCAGACCATTGCCGAGGAGGAAAAGATCTGCAACTACCTTGACATACCTATACAGCACATTGACGATGGAATACTTACGGCCATGAACAGACGAGGGGGAAGTGAGCAGATCAGGAAGGCTATCATCGCCGCAAGGAACAATATCCCGGATGTAGCCCTGAGGACATCAATTATTGTAGGATTTCCTGGGGAAACACGGACGAAATTCAATAAACTATTAGCCTTTATCAAGGAGGCGAGATTTGATCATCTCGGTGTTTTTACCTATTCGAGAGAAGAAGGGACATCTGCCGCCTCTTTCACATCCCGGATATCGGAGAAGGAAAGAGAAACCCGCAGGCAACTCCTCATGGAAGGACAGGCGGGCATTTCCCGGGAAATCAATCACTCCCTGATAAATTCGCTTCAAGAGGTCCTGATCGAGGGTAAAAGCGCGAGCCCCCATTTTCCCTTTGTCGGAAGGTGTCGCCGACAGGCACCGGATATTGATGGGGTTACCTATGTGAAAGGGAAAGATCTGGCCCCAGGGGATATTGTGCATTGTAAGATCACCGCTGCCAGCGAATACGACCTCTTTGCTGAGAGTCTAAAGTGA
- a CDS encoding polyprenyl synthetase family protein — MQIQDVFRHYGDDLRRVEECMERHLRSEVDLIPEIIYHLLGSGGKRFRPLLLLAASALCGYRGERRYFLSAMIEFIHTATLLHDDVIDHAQTRRGKISANNIWGNAASVLVGDFLYSKSFKIMTEDGNIPILKLLSTTTNTMSEGEVFQLVKAGDINITEKEYLFIIEKKTSTLISAACAVGGILGNASDTKIEALTRFGMRIGSAFQITDDTLDYIANEEEFGKAIGKDLEEGKITLPLIHTLKRCSPDERETIKQAVQHKGQSNSDVVSLIHKYDGINHALNKARAYIAEGKKFLACFEDSEAKTSLLTISDYIIERRL, encoded by the coding sequence GTGCAGATACAGGATGTTTTTCGCCATTACGGAGACGATCTAAGGCGTGTGGAAGAATGCATGGAGAGGCATCTCCGCTCAGAGGTCGATCTTATCCCTGAAATCATTTATCATCTTCTCGGCAGCGGCGGCAAAAGGTTCAGGCCCCTTTTGCTACTGGCTGCCTCGGCGCTCTGTGGATACAGGGGAGAGCGGCGCTATTTCCTGTCTGCTATGATCGAGTTTATTCATACGGCAACCCTTCTCCACGATGACGTGATTGACCATGCCCAAACGAGACGGGGTAAGATTTCAGCAAACAATATCTGGGGTAACGCCGCCAGCGTTCTGGTAGGGGACTTTCTCTATTCTAAATCTTTCAAAATCATGACCGAAGATGGTAATATCCCCATCTTGAAACTTCTCTCTACAACGACTAACACCATGTCAGAAGGGGAAGTTTTCCAGCTGGTTAAAGCCGGTGATATCAATATTACCGAAAAGGAATATCTGTTCATCATTGAGAAGAAGACGTCCACACTCATTTCCGCCGCATGTGCCGTGGGAGGTATCCTGGGTAATGCATCGGATACGAAGATTGAGGCCTTAACACGGTTCGGCATGAGGATCGGCTCGGCCTTTCAGATAACTGATGACACCCTCGATTATATAGCAAACGAAGAGGAATTTGGAAAAGCTATTGGTAAGGATCTTGAAGAGGGAAAGATTACCCTTCCTCTCATCCACACCCTGAAAAGATGTTCCCCTGACGAGAGAGAGACAATTAAACAGGCCGTTCAACATAAAGGGCAGTCCAACAGTGATGTCGTTTCTCTCATCCATAAATATGATGGCATCAATCATGCTCTCAACAAAGCGAGGGCGTATATCGCCGAAGGGAAAAAGTTTCTTGCATGTTTTGAAGATTCTGAAGCAAAGACCTCACTGTTGACAATTTCAGATTACATTATTGAAAGAAGACTCTGA